The Balaenoptera acutorostrata chromosome 13, mBalAcu1.1, whole genome shotgun sequence region GGCCACAGGCTGGGTGGTGACACTGGAGAGGAGCTGCGGGTGTCCTCCCAGCCCACAGCTCTTCTTCACTGGCTCTGGCCAATGTTTACTGCTTGGGACTTGAAGTTCAGAGAGATTCCTTATTAACTGGGTGACCTTGAgaaaccactctgagcctcagttttctcacctgagaAATGGGGTAATACTTTCCTTGTAAGGCTGTGATGAAAttagttaatatatttaaaaagccagcacagggcttccctggtggcgcagtggttaagaatccacctgccaatacaggggacacgggtttgagccctggtccgggaagatcccacatgccgtggagcaactaagcccgtgcgccacaactactgagcctgcgctctagagcccgagagccacaactactgagcccgtgcgccacaactactgaagcccacacacctagagacCATgttccataacaagagaagccaccgcaatgagaagcctgcgcactacaatgaagaggagcccccgctcgccgcaactagagaaagccggtgtgcagcaacgaagacgcaatgcagccaaaaataaaaataaataaataaatttataaaagccaGCACGTTGCTGGCTGTGGCAGGTGCTCGGATGCCTGCAGTCACGAGGCACAAGCCTGATGCCGGCTAAATATGCTTCACACCAAATTCTTGCTGACAATCTAGGTAAAGAGGTTGTGACGCCAATTCTAGCATgtaaggatgggggaggggcttcccACACAGCACCAAGCATTTCTCAGTCGCTGGCAGGGTGTCCagggaaggcagattctttaccactggaccaccagggaagtccctgaactcagttctgacaccatCTACCCAGAGACGGTGTCAGATTCCGCAGGGTGagggctcagccccacaagactgccccccacccgccccccgcacttcagatgccagtcgcaagtccaggttgtcacctttGTCCATAAGGAAAGTCCAGTCTAGTTGGAGAGATAAACCATAGATAAATGActgtgtgtgatatatatatatatagatatagatatagatatatagatgcatatgtatatagatgcaggtgtgtgtatatatagtatatatgtatatgcaggTGGCCGACACTGGCAAACAGGGCAGGTGTTCCTAGAATTTTAACCTTCGTAATTACTCTAGACAAACTGCTATAAGTGTCAGAAAGCAGTCATGTCCTCACTTTGTATCTTCTAGGTTGTCCCCCAAAATAAAGCCCTTTGTTTCATTCTCCTGATTGTCACTGAACAAGGATTTGTCCAATAGTCACCACCTATTTGAGTGCTGTTCGGGGTTGGGGGACAGTGCCATGACAGGTGCTAGTCCCTCGGGGTCTGAGGAGATTGAGTGTCCAACATTTATCACAGTGGCCAGCACAAAGCAGGACCTGGGACATTGCTGATTTCTGTTTATATTGTGAATAATTTCTCTACAGATACATTCCTGATATAAAAACATCCACTGTCCAGGGTGGAGCTCCTCCCTCAGTGCCAGACTGGTCGCCACAGAGACTGAAAACCCCCTTCCAGCCCCACCAGCAAGGCGCATCTGGTCCCCTCCAGATTTATTTAGACAACTTCTTGCTTGTGGGTTTAAGAGCACCCATGGTGTCAAAGGTGGTTCTGCATTTCTTTGATTGTTGTCAAATCTTCACCTCTTCACTGATATGCAGGCTTTTCTTATTCCTTCTTAGCCTGTGGCATCTAGATCACCTTTCTGAGGCAGAGACCAGGTGCCtggtctgaatcccagctctgacctGTGGGGCCGCTCTCTGGTCtgagtttcttcacctgtaaattgAGAAAACTAGGTTTTTTGAGGattgagttaatacatataaagcaaaatatgtgtatgttaaaaaaaactacTAAAGTTACTACTTGTCAGCTGTTTTTAATTTACCCTTCACTTTATTACTTTTTAGTATTTGCTAGGTAACAAAACTTTAATAATCAAGGGTTGGggatttttttcctcagaaaattGTCTTCATTTGGTTTTACTAcgttgttttcttttcctatgttagttctttttttgtggtgaatTGTTAAATTAATTCTTTGATAAATGTGGAACTCACTCCAAAGTGCCACATGACATACAATCAGAAGTGGTTGCTTTTCCAGCCGCAGTGATTACAGGGTTCTGCTGTTCCTCATTTATCCTAATTTCAAAAAATTGGTTTATTGCTATAGTGAACACTATCTGGCTTTTAAATTTCTGGCTTTGTCTTATTGTGCAAATATGTaactatttgtgtgtgtgcctaATTCTTTAACTCTGTTCAGTTACTACATGGCCTGGAGAAatcattttcttagatttttcAGCTCTAAAACCCATGTTTGCAGAATATAattgttatttctcttttgatgaccttacctttccttctcaaacaGTTACTGCAAGGGCTTTGAATGTTCTGGTAAAAATGGGTGTAACGatggttgtattttttaattttatgtatttgtttgttccTTGGATGTCAGGTACACAATTTTTAATCATCCCCAACCATTGGCTTCCTTTCTTTTAGGTGCAAATACTAAGCTTGTCTTATTTCTGTGTACTTCAAACCTCTCTTTAAAGACTCTTCTTTAAAGTAACAtcaatttgtttttacttttccctCCATTTCTAGGCCCCTGACGTTTATGGGGTCGCAGACGAAGAAGGTGCTGCTCACACCCCTCATGCATCCCGCTCGCCCCTTCCGGGTCTCCAGCCATGACAGGAGCAGCCGCCGAGGGGTGACCGCCAGCAGCCTGCAGGAGCTCCTCACCAAGGTACCCCCACCAGCCCACATGGGTCCCGGGAACAAGCCAGTGCAAGACAGAGGGTCTGTGTCCTGGCCTCAGAGGTTCTGGGGGAGCCTTCTGACATTAAAGGGAATATTGCTGTGTCCCTGTCCCATAAAAGACTTAGGTACAGAGACGAAAACCTTCAAAGTAGCCATCAATTGATAATGTGGCTTTGGTTCTTTGACAGGGGGAATATAGGAGGCAGCAACTGTAGAAATCTGGTTTTGGTTATAAAGGCCAGGGACGAATTGTCCTTAATGTAAAATAGCGTCCTCGATCGCCAGATAAGGAAGAATCATAGACTCTCATCGGAGACGAGAAATGAGAATCCAACACGCCGTCTCTGAAGCGACAGAGATGTGGGCTCTTTAAGTATCACAGATACAGGGTCGTTCTTTTTATTTGTCCAAATAAGCAGGACATTTTAGAaactgaatattattcagtgtaaTCCCTTATCTCACATCGTTGAAACCTCTGAAGAAGTTAGGTCCGTTTGattttttaacttctcttttcCAAGCACAGTCATAGACACCAGGTAAGGTACATCTTTACCATTTAAAACCCTCAAAATCGGCCAACACTTCTGGAACCATGACTTAGTTGATGCCATGGATGGGTCCAAACAGAGTCTCTCACTTCACCCCGTGACGCTGGTGTGTTCTGACCTAGACCCTGGATGCCCTGGTTATCACCAGCGGACTGGTCACGTTGGTGTTGGAGGAGGACGGCACCGTGGTGGACACGGAGGAGTTCTTCCAGACCCTGGGGGACAACACTCACCTCATGGTCCTGGAGAAGGGACAGAAGTGGACACCGGTAAGCGTGTTGTCTGGGCAGCTTCTGGGAAGGCTTCTCACCTATGGAAGTGCGGTCCCCACTTTGGGGTTGACCGGCCCACTTTCCAAATACTTCCTTTGTGTTCACCTGATAACTGGATCTCCTACCCTCCAGGGATGCTTTCAACTATTTCTAGGAAACTTGGCATCTTTATGAACCTGGACTATGTGATTTAGAGCCAGTAATTCTGAGGGTCAGGCTTTGGCCAGTGAGGGGCTACAGATCCGGTTAGAGTGTGTGGATATGACCTGTGACCACTCACTGTCTGTGACCTCAGGAGGTGGCGAGCTGACACAACTGGTAAAATTAGGGAGGGGTGTGTAGGTGTAAACACAGTGATTTAGGCAAGCAAAGAGGTAGAATAAAGGGTTTTATTTCTGAGAAAACTATAGGTTATATATCTTGGAAAACATTCCCACCATAAAACAcctaaaaatgtaaagcaaaataTTCAAACATCTTTTTGTATGCCTAACTGACCTTCAAGAAAGGGAAATCCTCAGAATCCAACATTTTATGGAAACCAGGATCCAGAGAGGGAAGCAGGCAGGGAAGCTGGCATCTCCCCTGTGGGCAGCCAGTGACCCCAGCTCTGCTGGATGCTGGGCGGACAGCTGCCCAGAGCTCTCTCCTGAGCACCTGGCCTCAAGCTGCCCCCCTGAGGCTTTAGGGACTGCTGAGTCCCAAACCACGCAAGCTGGAGTGTAGTTTACAGAGACCCGGGGAGGAAGCATCAGTGGACGGAGTTTATTCACTGATGCTTGTGACCCAGCTGGtccctctctccagcccccaTGACCCACGTCCTCATCCCCAGAACCCAGGAACGTGTCACTTTACGTGGCAAAGGGGACTTGGCATGGGGTGATGATCCTGGATTGCCTGGTGTGGCGGTGTCATCACAGGGTCCTTGTAAGGGGGACACAGGAGGGTCAGCGAGGGCGGAAGCAGAGAGAGGAGTGACGGGAAGACGGGCCACGGGCCGAGGGACAGAGGCGCCTCTGGAGCCGGGACGGCAGCCTCAGCAGGACAGCCTGCGGCTCACTCAGGACCTCCAACCCCCAGAACTGTCAGAGCATCAGTCTGTGTTGCTTTCAGCCACTCAGCTTGTGGCCGTTggtcccagcagccccaggaaactaattcAGAAGGGAAGGgtcttttatgtttgttttgctaGTGAAATCCTCTTTTACTTAGTGGGGGAGTCAGTCGCCATGTGACAGGTTGAAGCCCCCGCGTGGTGGGCACTGAGCTGGGGGTCAGGGTGGTGACAGGAGGCTGTGGACGAGAGTGGCACCGATATGGTGGTTCTCGGGGTGAGAGGAGGCTTCTCTGTCTGGTAACAGCCTGGTTGACGTGAGTCTCACGCGGGGTCTTAGGCGTCTGGATCTCCTTCCTTCAGGGATCGTAAGTCCTGCCCCACTTGTAGGGGTTTCTCAGTGAGGCTACTTGACTTGACTTGGCCAGAACTTCCAAGAAGTAGCCGCCAGGGGTCTCCCTTCCTCAATCCAAAGCCTTGGAGCCTGTCCCGTGGGGAGCAGGTCCTCAGAGCATCTTCAGGGGCCTCCTGGGTCCAGATGATGGAAACCACACCCCCATTAGGTCCCGAGTTTGGGGAGGCATCTCGATTTTGACTCAAGACCAAGGATGTTGGGAGAGTGAGATTAAAACTTTCACGCGTCAGAGAGGAGCTGTGTCAGGGGCTCAGGTGGAACTCACCCCTTGATTCTGTAATCTTAATTTTTACTAACGTTTCCTAAACGACAGACACACCCTCTCCGAGGCAGCAGGACCTCGGTGCGTTAGTCGGTGGGCTGCAACCATCATGTGTCCaagtgggcggggggtggggcgggaagAGAAGAGGGGCTCCAGCAAGAAGGGTTTGGGTGCTTTTAGAGGAATTTATGgtttaaattcaaatttagtAGATTTTTGTAAGAGTATTTAACACTCACAGCCTCAACTACTCCCAACACCTAAGGTTCATGAAAGTTGTACCTCTATTTGAATCCTGGACACTGCAGGACCATGTTGCAGCAAACCCACCAGGACGTGTGCCTGGGACATATACCTGGGATGTGTACCTGGGACAGCTTTGTTCTCTCTTGTTTCTTCTCAAAGCTTCTGTGGGAAGACTGTTTATAAACCTGGGATTTATAGAGGTCTCCGACCTTCTCTCCCAACCACAAGGGTCTCAGGTAGACCGAGAGTAGGTCCCACTAGTGTCCCCAAGAGGCCAACCTTCTTCCAGGGCAGGAACTAGAAATCAGGGGAGCCCACGATTTATCACACGCCACCAGCCCTGGCTTAGCTGTGGATTCTGGCACTTTCCGTGGTGCCTCTCGTACGGCGGGAATAGCGTGCCCGCTGGCCGTCAGGCGGGCTGTGGCACAGTCGTCAGCAGGCGGCCGCGTGGCCCTAGGTGACCAGGGTGAGTGCGTTTCCACCTCAAGTCACCGGCACAACTGTCCACTGACCCCTGGACGCTGAAGCCGAATCACACTCCTCTCCAGTCACTGAACAGAGCAGCTTGGAGGAGGGCACTTTCTTATGGGTTTGGACCCCATGGCAACATAAGCACACTGATCTGCTGAAAACATTCCTTGAATAGTTAGCGGCTTAGTCACAGATTTTAAGCTGACAGGACAGCTGAAACCAGCCTAAAACCAGAGGCACAGGATTTGTTGGTCACAGCGAGGCCAGTGCTGCAGGCTTTCTTCCTCCACGGCTCTAGGGTGGTACCTACATCCCAGCCCGCCAGCCGCCAAAGAGACAGGGGATCGCGAGAGTCACCTTCGACTTGTACAAGCTGAACCCCAAGGATGTCATCGGCTGCCTCAACGTGAAAGCCACTATGTACGAGATGTACTCGGTGTCCTACGACATCCGGTGCCCGGGCCTCAAGGCCCTGCTGAGGTAACAGACTTGGGGACCAGAGAGTCTGGACATGGCGGGCAGCCCGTCCCCAGCCCCTCGAGCCCCGGCCTGACTCTCACTCATGTTGTCATAAAAGCTCTTACGCCACAGACTtactcagaaaacaaaaacttgagCCAAAATACGTAGTTTTCTCCAAAGACCAATAAATACgaaatggaaagaaaacctaaataataaatagaaagaagaaccaaattcCTTTTAAAACCTAGAGCTGTGCATTTAAAAACCTTATTTCTCAGCAATGACAGCTAAAACCAGAGCCAAGGAGATTCTGACCTGGTTTGTGCAGATTAGCCCCCAAACCTGGATGAGGACTCGCACATGTAGTTCTGTGTTACGGAACTTGAAGCTGGTGGGCAGGAGGCGCTGGCCTTGCCCCTCTCCACGCACTGCCAGGGCACCCCTACCCCACAGGCCGGGCCTGGAGAAGACGGGTCCCGATCTGTACCCCAAAACAGTTTGAACAAATCCTCTATGTGCACCAGGCACACTCCGGACACCCGGCCTGTGAGCCCGGCACCAGGGGTTCCCGCCCAGCCTTGCTTCTGAgcagccagctgtgtgacctttaacaggttactcaacttctctgagcctcagtttcatcatctttaaaatgaggagttTGCTTCCAACTTCTCTGATCGCATAGGCCCTAAATACACCTGCTTCCAGCCCTCCGTTAATCCGTCACTGAGCCTCTAAAGAAGGGATTCGGGTTGGGCGGATGCAGGGAGAGGGTGACAGGAGAAGGAGGTCTTTGAAGTTCGCCTAAGAGGTGCCACGTGACACCTGATGTCCCCTGCACAGCTCCCCGGCAGGGcctgcctgtttctctggggtGCTGGTCCCCTCCTTCTGCTGTCCCAGGACGGCTTCCCTGAGGGAAGCACGGGGCAGGGTAGTGTGGGCGGGGAACGAGGCTTTCCTCATTCTGGAAATGAGGCTGGTCCTTCTGACGGGGCTGCACGCCTGGTACACGGTCATGCAGGCAGACGGTGGCTTCCTTTGGCCTCCTTTCCCACCCAGAGTCACCGAGGCCCGGTCCCAGACAACACATACTGTCCTGCTGCTGGAATCTGGACCGCCCCCCCATTCCCCAGTGAGCTTCCTCTTTTTGCTGAGACGGGTGAGAACAGCTTGATTGCTTGATTTTTCAAGTGAGTCGGGAGAGTTACAACAACTTAGATAAGTGTAAAGAAAGTGAACCCACCTCAGCAAAATCTTTCCCGAGAGACGACCCAGCCTTCTTGTCACTGATTCTCACCGTCTGGTGGATCTGAGGGTGGTGCGAGCAGCTGCAGGAGGCCCCCAGATATGAGGCTTTGCCGGCCAGGCCCCGCGGGGACGCCAGGAGTGGAAGTCCCCACCAGTGCGGCCGAGCCCCCGGTTCCTTGTGAAGGAACGGACCTTAAAATGCGTGGAGTTCCTCAGCTTTGGACTTGGTAGAGAATAAGAATTTGAGTTAGAGCTATTTTTTAGTCTGAAACAACACGAATGCCAGGTCAGCCTTGGGCTCAGACGCCCAGGGTTGAGTCGCGGTGTCCCGTCCGCCCTAAGCAAACTGGGTCACAGGGTCCCAATGGCAGGTGTGTTGAGTCCCCTCCAGCCTGGGGTTCCTTTCACCCCGACTCGACTGAGTTCAGCCACAAGCTCCACAGCCCCGGCAAGGCCGCCAGGGTTAGCAAGCGGCCAAAGGAGGACAGAGCCTGTGCTGCCTGGGCCGCCTGCTCAGCATGTTCCAGTGACTTGGTGACAGGCCACAATCGGGAGAGGCCAGGGGACGAGTGGTCCCAGGCCAGTGGCAGGGGAGCTGCCGGAAACGCAGAGTCCCAGGTCCCATCCAGACCTCCGGAGCCGGCGCCTGCATCTCAGCGCTGGGAGGCTGTGCCCTGGGAGCTGGGACTGGAAAGTGCTGGAATGTGGGCTGTGTGGCCCTGAGCGcatgtgggggtgggagtggggaaccCCTGTCCTCTGCCCCACAGGCCCGGACCGCCGCACAACCGCCCCGTCTCTTGCAGGAGCCTGCTGTGGTTCCTGTCTCACACCGCCCAAGTGACCGGCCAGTGTCTCGTCCACACGGGCACCTACATGCTCCGAGTGCTGGCTGACACGGAGGAGCGGGCGGTGCCCGGCCCGCGCCCTCGCCGGGGGATCACGAGTGGATAGGGGCGCACGGTGTGGAGTCTCCGCTGGCCTCAACCCCGCAGGTCCCTCTCCGGGGACGCATTCCGAAGACACTGTGTTCCCACCACGTGTCCCCTGCTCAGGAAAGAAAAGGGGCCTGAGGGCACTGCCAGGGGCCAGGCGGTGGAGGCCCCCCAGGTGGGGATGG contains the following coding sequences:
- the CIDEA gene encoding lipid transferase CIDEA isoform X1 produces the protein MEVARDCAGALLRPLTFMGSQTKKVLLTPLMHPARPFRVSSHDRSSRRGVTASSLQELLTKTLDALVITSGLVTLVLEEDGTVVDTEEFFQTLGDNTHLMVLEKGQKWTPGGTYIPARQPPKRQGIARVTFDLYKLNPKDVIGCLNVKATMYEMYSVSYDIRCPGLKALLRSLLWFLSHTAQVTGQCLVHTGTYMLRVLADTEERAVPGPRPRRGITSG
- the CIDEA gene encoding lipid transferase CIDEA isoform X2, producing the protein MGSQTKKVLLTPLMHPARPFRVSSHDRSSRRGVTASSLQELLTKTLDALVITSGLVTLVLEEDGTVVDTEEFFQTLGDNTHLMVLEKGQKWTPGGTYIPARQPPKRQGIARVTFDLYKLNPKDVIGCLNVKATMYEMYSVSYDIRCPGLKALLRSLLWFLSHTAQVTGQCLVHTGTYMLRVLADTEERAVPGPRPRRGITSG